A genomic segment from Elusimicrobiales bacterium encodes:
- a CDS encoding AAA family ATPase, translated as MLWHRFRLFWDRYWLWIAIITLLAVSVAVPVAYLRGLEENTYKYIIALNMASLPAGVLQTLIFVGFLYLLQFGGGFARFKKMRVRTGAIQVKFTDVIGLGQAKREAWEVVQLIRDRRRVTTIGGKILRGVLMVGPPGCGKTLLAKAIAAEAGVPFLAVSGAEFTEIFIGVGASRVRKLFRQARSYARAYGSCIIFIDEIEVIGRQRILHDAFGGGAETNSTQNQLLIELDGLEDSDANVVVIGATNAGEKTLDEALLRPGRFDRKIHVGRPNLEEREHIFRYYLGKIKCDPQLDVARLARKTVRKTPAEVENIVKEAALITARSRRDAVTMRELTEAIERIELGVEHKLNLTPREKEMTAWHEAGHVLALYLTHPTSDVFKVSIRQRGGALGVVHSVPREELYAADRETLLAHIRFALGGYAAERKRYGLSTDGVSADFADVMRVAHDMVWRLGMGSSGLAGDYTAIPENQLSETFKQQLNEDTRKLIAEQLASVEKLLNDQWPIAQALVAELLAKEEMDYDEVSEIFSRFGKPPRLSPAAPPPAAPEAAR; from the coding sequence ATGCTCTGGCACAGGTTCCGGCTTTTCTGGGACAGATACTGGCTTTGGATAGCCATAATCACGCTGCTTGCCGTTTCGGTGGCGGTGCCGGTGGCCTATCTGCGCGGGCTTGAGGAAAACACATACAAATACATAATCGCGCTGAACATGGCCTCGCTTCCGGCGGGGGTGCTGCAGACTCTGATTTTCGTGGGATTCCTGTACCTGCTGCAATTCGGCGGCGGGTTCGCGCGTTTCAAAAAAATGCGCGTGCGCACCGGGGCGATACAGGTCAAGTTCACCGATGTCATCGGCCTGGGCCAGGCCAAGCGCGAGGCCTGGGAGGTGGTGCAGCTTATACGCGACAGGCGCCGCGTTACCACCATCGGCGGCAAGATACTGCGCGGCGTGCTGATGGTGGGGCCGCCGGGCTGCGGCAAGACGCTGCTGGCCAAGGCCATCGCGGCGGAGGCGGGGGTGCCGTTTCTGGCCGTCTCCGGCGCGGAGTTCACCGAGATTTTCATAGGCGTGGGCGCCTCCCGCGTGCGCAAGCTGTTCCGCCAGGCCAGAAGCTACGCGCGGGCTTACGGCTCCTGCATAATTTTCATAGACGAGATTGAGGTCATAGGCCGGCAGAGAATTCTGCACGACGCTTTCGGCGGCGGGGCGGAAACCAACAGCACCCAGAACCAATTGCTGATAGAGCTTGACGGCCTTGAAGACAGCGACGCCAACGTGGTGGTAATCGGCGCCACCAATGCCGGCGAGAAGACTCTGGACGAGGCGCTGCTGCGCCCCGGCAGGTTTGACCGCAAAATCCACGTAGGCCGTCCCAATCTGGAGGAGCGCGAGCATATTTTCCGCTATTATCTGGGCAAAATAAAATGCGACCCGCAGCTGGACGTGGCCCGGCTGGCGCGCAAGACCGTCCGCAAAACCCCGGCTGAGGTGGAAAATATCGTAAAAGAGGCGGCGCTTATAACCGCCCGCTCCCGCCGGGACGCCGTAACCATGCGCGAGCTGACCGAAGCCATAGAGCGCATAGAGCTGGGCGTGGAGCATAAGCTCAACCTCACCCCGCGCGAGAAGGAGATGACCGCCTGGCACGAGGCCGGCCATGTGCTTGCGCTTTACCTGACCCATCCGACCAGCGACGTGTTCAAGGTTTCCATACGCCAGCGCGGCGGAGCGCTGGGGGTGGTGCATTCCGTCCCCAGAGAGGAGCTTTACGCCGCCGACAGGGAGACTTTGCTGGCGCATATCCGCTTCGCCCTGGGCGGCTACGCGGCGGAGCGCAAGCGCTACGGCCTTTCCACCGACGGCGTCAGCGCGGATTTCGCCGATGTCATGCGCGTCGCTCACGATATGGTCTGGCGGCTGGGCATGGGCAGTTCCGGCCTGGCGGGCGACTACACCGCAATTCCCGAAAACCAGCTTTCCGAAACCTTCAAGCAGCAGCTTAACGAGGACACCCGCAAACTCATCGCCGAGCAGCTGGCCTCCGTGGAAAAGCTCTTAAACGACCAATGGCCCATAGCCCAGGCCCTTGTGGCCGAGCTGCTGGCGAAAGAAGAGATGGATTACGACGAGGTGTCCGAGATTTTCTCCCGTTTCGGCAAGCCGCCGCGCCTGTCGCCCGCGGCGCCGCCGCCCGCCGCGCCGGAGGCCGCGCGATGA
- a CDS encoding S41 family peptidase yields the protein MRRFRAAAGRNLRTGLPLPALAAAFCCALALSGCGKGGAAYEAAKIFAANSAKKITFEDARGAFAKGRVNAITSLDRHCRIAGAAQKRLVAAAPQTRVMGVGLRIAARGKFFEITQVMRGSSAEKAGLAEGDRLLAVNGMPVAGLPAARVREMTSASSGGDVDLAVSRVLGGLERRLQFSVRREIVEVPIATSAIYQQWAGYLRMTSFALGSAAQARREMADLHAAGIQAVLLDLRFNKGGLPAEAADFLRLFTGGKKTLFREISDKAAYRQSYEAGPDAQFGDVLVMVLVNGKTAGCAEIAAQSLRENTGALVAGSRTAGEGGTQRMFNLPDDKGLWMTVSYLVPPSGRAIEEAGIIPDMTITASAGDEARIEQGWSETKYPVLNDPYFREAVKTLAAKAQQQGLKMVK from the coding sequence ATGAGGCGGTTTCGCGCCGCAGCCGGGCGGAATTTACGGACCGGCTTGCCGCTGCCCGCGCTGGCGGCCGCCTTCTGCTGCGCGCTGGCGCTGTCCGGCTGCGGCAAGGGCGGCGCGGCATACGAGGCGGCAAAAATATTTGCCGCCAACAGCGCAAAAAAAATCACTTTTGAGGATGCCCGCGGGGCCTTCGCCAAAGGCCGGGTCAATGCCATAACTTCCCTTGACAGGCACTGCCGCATAGCCGGCGCGGCGCAGAAGCGGCTTGTGGCCGCCGCGCCGCAGACGCGCGTCATGGGCGTTGGGCTACGCATAGCCGCAAGGGGCAAATTTTTCGAGATAACCCAGGTGATGCGGGGCTCCTCCGCCGAAAAAGCCGGCCTGGCCGAGGGCGACAGGCTGCTGGCCGTCAACGGCATGCCGGTTGCCGGCCTGCCCGCCGCCAGAGTGCGCGAGATGACGTCCGCATCTTCCGGCGGGGATGTGGACCTGGCGGTGTCCCGCGTTCTTGGCGGGCTGGAGCGGCGGCTGCAATTTTCCGTGCGGCGGGAGATAGTGGAGGTTCCCATAGCCACATCCGCCATATACCAGCAGTGGGCGGGATATTTGCGGATGACGTCGTTCGCGCTGGGATCGGCGGCGCAGGCCCGGCGCGAAATGGCGGATTTGCATGCGGCGGGGATACAGGCCGTCCTGCTGGATTTGCGCTTCAACAAAGGCGGCCTGCCGGCGGAGGCCGCGGATTTTCTGAGGCTTTTCACGGGCGGCAAAAAAACGCTTTTCCGCGAGATTTCCGACAAGGCCGCCTACAGGCAGTCATACGAGGCGGGCCCCGACGCGCAGTTCGGGGATGTGCTTGTGATGGTGCTGGTCAACGGCAAAACCGCCGGCTGCGCGGAGATAGCGGCCCAGTCGCTGCGCGAAAACACCGGCGCGCTTGTGGCCGGCTCCAGAACCGCCGGCGAGGGCGGGACGCAGCGCATGTTTAACCTGCCAGACGACAAGGGGTTGTGGATGACGGTGTCCTACCTTGTGCCGCCCTCCGGCAGGGCCATAGAGGAGGCGGGCATTATTCCGGACATGACGATAACCGCAAGCGCCGGGGACGAGGCCCGCATAGAGCAGGGCTGGAGCGAAACGAAGTATCCCGTCCTCAACGACCCGTATTTCAGGGAGGCGGTGAAAACCCTCGCCGCCAAGGCTCAACAACAGGGCCTGAAAATGGTAAAATAG
- the dnaJ gene encoding molecular chaperone DnaJ, whose translation MSGEDYYNLLGVPRNADPEEIKAAYRRLALKYHPDRNPGNRDAEEHFKQINSAYEVLSDGDKRASYDRFGHSGPGMGADAGFDGFSGVDVNEVFSSVFENMFAGAAGGGSRRSRARRGADLRHAVEISLEEAASGVNLPLEYERAEFCRACSGTGAKPGHPLKKCRACGGAGRIQFAQGFFSLSQTCPECGGAGEVITKPCPDCGGAGRVRAKASLTIKIPPGIASGNVLRAARGGDAGDRGSENGDLYVETHVKEHPRYQREGNDLIYKRTIAFPQAALGCAMEAPLLGGGKAEVKIPAGTQHGATIRLRGMGMPHLGGGDRRGDLLVRVAVEIPRQLGARERELLEELAKVMQAEEETGNGGGFFKKVFGG comes from the coding sequence ATGTCCGGCGAAGATTATTACAACCTGCTTGGCGTGCCGCGCAACGCGGACCCGGAAGAGATAAAAGCCGCCTACCGCAGGCTGGCGCTTAAATACCATCCCGACCGCAACCCCGGCAACCGCGATGCGGAAGAGCATTTCAAGCAGATAAACTCCGCCTACGAGGTCCTCTCGGACGGGGATAAGCGCGCCTCCTACGACCGTTTCGGCCATTCCGGCCCCGGCATGGGGGCGGATGCCGGCTTTGACGGTTTTTCCGGCGTGGACGTGAACGAGGTTTTCAGCAGCGTCTTTGAGAATATGTTCGCCGGCGCGGCGGGCGGCGGCTCGCGCAGAAGCCGCGCGCGCAGGGGCGCGGACCTGCGCCATGCCGTGGAAATAAGCCTGGAAGAGGCCGCCTCCGGCGTAAATCTGCCGCTTGAATACGAACGGGCCGAGTTTTGCCGCGCCTGTTCCGGCACCGGCGCAAAGCCGGGCCATCCGCTTAAAAAATGCCGGGCCTGCGGCGGCGCGGGGCGCATTCAGTTCGCGCAGGGCTTTTTCTCGCTTTCGCAGACCTGCCCGGAATGCGGCGGCGCGGGCGAGGTGATAACCAAACCCTGTCCCGATTGCGGCGGCGCGGGCCGCGTCCGGGCTAAGGCTTCGCTCACAATCAAAATCCCGCCGGGCATCGCCTCCGGCAACGTGCTGCGCGCCGCGCGCGGCGGCGACGCGGGCGACCGGGGCTCCGAAAACGGGGACCTCTACGTGGAAACGCATGTCAAAGAGCATCCCCGCTATCAGCGCGAGGGGAACGACCTGATTTACAAGCGCACCATCGCGTTCCCGCAGGCCGCGCTGGGCTGCGCCATGGAGGCGCCGCTTCTGGGCGGCGGGAAGGCGGAGGTTAAAATCCCCGCCGGGACGCAGCACGGCGCGACTATCCGGCTGCGCGGCATGGGCATGCCCCATCTGGGCGGCGGCGACCGCCGCGGCGACCTGCTGGTGCGCGTGGCGGTTGAGATTCCCCGGCAGCTGGGCGCGCGCGAGCGCGAACTGCTGGAGGAGCTTGCCAAAGTCATGCAGGCCGAAGAGGAAACCGGAAACGGGGGCGGATTTTTCAAAAAGGTTTTCGGAGGCTGA
- a CDS encoding RsmE family RNA methyltransferase has product MSGQYYVPPENITAGGFFVSGGRARHIAGSMRLRKGDEITIFDGTGNQWRARLSAANAEEARGDIMEKLPPRSPSCRITVCFAPVSRQSTELMLDLCAQLGCSAFAPAITARTQFDITSRWAEKSVRWREVLIQSCCQCGVPQIPELLAPRPFSAAVKDFAGGVAAIASPGAGLSLAEFCRSRAPLSEIAVFIGPEGDFTPQELELARSAGITPAGLGPYIMRAETACAAACAQILQ; this is encoded by the coding sequence GTGAGCGGCCAGTATTATGTCCCGCCGGAGAACATAACCGCCGGCGGGTTTTTCGTTTCCGGCGGGCGGGCGCGGCATATCGCCGGCTCCATGCGGCTGAGAAAAGGCGACGAAATCACTATTTTTGACGGGACCGGAAATCAATGGCGGGCCAGGCTTTCCGCCGCCAACGCGGAAGAGGCGCGCGGCGATATTATGGAGAAGCTGCCCCCGCGCTCCCCATCGTGCCGGATAACCGTCTGCTTTGCGCCGGTGTCGCGCCAGTCAACGGAGCTGATGCTGGATTTGTGCGCGCAACTGGGCTGCTCGGCATTCGCGCCGGCGATAACCGCGCGCACGCAGTTTGACATAACCTCCCGCTGGGCGGAAAAATCCGTCCGCTGGCGCGAGGTGCTTATACAAAGCTGCTGCCAGTGCGGCGTGCCGCAAATACCGGAACTGCTGGCCCCGCGCCCGTTTTCCGCCGCCGTGAAAGATTTTGCAGGCGGCGTTGCGGCCATAGCCAGCCCGGGGGCCGGCCTTTCGCTGGCGGAGTTCTGCCGCAGCCGCGCCCCGCTTTCCGAAATAGCCGTTTTTATCGGCCCCGAAGGCGATTTCACGCCGCAGGAGTTGGAGCTGGCGCGCAGCGCAGGCATAACGCCGGCGGGGCTGGGTCCCTATATAATGCGCGCCGAAACCGCCTGCGCCGCCGCCTGCGCGCAAATCCTTCAATAG